A portion of the Halopelagius inordinatus genome contains these proteins:
- a CDS encoding ABC transporter ATP-binding protein, with amino-acid sequence MATSPDDDDPFEEQRENAENPMRRLFAAYGFQNSMQFSVGVLASVGARLLDLLPPLLLGIAVDAIFLDERAFDLPLVPQAWLPAARDAQLWFTIGVIAFAFFGGAAFHWTRNWGWNSFAQNIQHSVRTDTYDKMQRLNMEFFADKQTGEMMSILSNDVNRLERFLNDGMNSAFRLGVMVVGIAGILFWLNWQLAIVALLPMPLIALFTYFFIKTIQPKYAEVRSSVGRVNSRLENNLGGISVIKTSNTESYESERVEDVSMDYFDANWDAIDTRIKFFPGLRILAGIGFVLTFTVGGLWVLNDAGPWFFTGTLDPGEFVTFILFTQRFIWPMAQFGQIINMYQRAHASSARMFGLMDEPSRIEENPDAEELVVRDGRVEYDDVTFGYDDEETIVEDVSFDVAGGDTLALVGPTGAGKSTVLKLLMRMYDVDEGAIRIDGTDVRDVTIPSLRRAIGYVGQDTFMFYGTVEENIRYGSFDASHDDVVAAAKAAEAHEFIRNLPEGYDTEIGERGVKLSGGQRQRLSIARAVLRDPDILVLDEATSDVDTETEMLIQRSLDRLTENRTTFSIAHRLSTIKDADQIVVLEDGRIAERGTHDELIDDDGLYAHLWGVQAGEIDELPDEFVERASRRASRTGVENDDD; translated from the coding sequence ATGGCTACCTCCCCGGACGACGACGACCCGTTCGAGGAACAACGGGAGAACGCCGAGAATCCGATGCGACGCCTGTTCGCGGCGTACGGGTTCCAAAACTCCATGCAGTTCTCTGTCGGTGTCCTCGCCAGCGTCGGCGCCCGACTGTTGGACCTCCTGCCTCCCTTACTCCTCGGTATCGCCGTCGACGCTATCTTCCTCGACGAACGCGCGTTCGACCTGCCACTCGTCCCGCAGGCGTGGCTTCCCGCGGCGCGAGACGCGCAACTGTGGTTCACTATCGGCGTCATCGCGTTCGCCTTCTTCGGCGGTGCCGCCTTCCACTGGACGCGAAACTGGGGGTGGAACTCCTTCGCGCAGAACATCCAACACTCCGTCCGGACGGACACGTACGACAAGATGCAACGGCTGAACATGGAGTTTTTCGCCGACAAGCAGACGGGCGAGATGATGTCCATCCTCTCGAACGACGTGAACCGCCTCGAACGGTTCCTCAACGACGGGATGAACTCGGCGTTCCGACTCGGCGTGATGGTCGTCGGCATCGCGGGCATCCTCTTTTGGCTGAACTGGCAACTCGCCATCGTCGCTCTCCTCCCGATGCCGCTCATCGCTCTGTTCACCTACTTCTTCATAAAGACGATTCAGCCGAAGTACGCCGAAGTCCGCTCTTCTGTCGGTCGGGTGAACTCCCGGTTGGAGAACAACCTCGGCGGAATCTCCGTCATCAAGACGTCGAACACCGAGAGCTACGAGTCCGAACGGGTGGAGGACGTCTCGATGGACTACTTCGACGCGAACTGGGACGCTATCGACACCCGCATCAAGTTCTTCCCGGGCCTGCGCATCCTCGCGGGCATCGGCTTCGTCCTCACCTTCACCGTCGGCGGTCTCTGGGTGTTGAACGACGCGGGGCCGTGGTTCTTCACGGGAACGCTCGACCCCGGAGAGTTCGTCACGTTCATCCTCTTCACCCAGCGGTTCATCTGGCCGATGGCGCAGTTCGGGCAGATAATCAACATGTATCAGCGGGCGCACGCCTCCAGTGCGCGGATGTTCGGCCTGATGGACGAACCGTCGCGCATCGAGGAGAACCCCGACGCGGAGGAGTTGGTCGTCCGCGACGGACGCGTCGAGTACGACGACGTGACGTTCGGCTACGACGACGAAGAGACCATCGTCGAAGACGTCTCTTTCGACGTGGCAGGCGGCGATACCCTCGCACTCGTTGGTCCGACCGGCGCGGGCAAATCGACGGTTCTGAAACTGCTCATGCGGATGTACGACGTAGACGAAGGCGCGATTCGCATCGACGGTACCGACGTGCGCGACGTGACGATTCCGAGTCTCAGACGGGCCATCGGCTACGTCGGACAGGACACGTTCATGTTCTACGGGACGGTCGAAGAGAACATCCGGTACGGGTCGTTCGACGCCTCTCACGACGACGTGGTGGCGGCCGCGAAAGCCGCAGAAGCCCACGAGTTCATCCGGAACCTCCCCGAGGGGTACGACACCGAAATCGGCGAACGCGGTGTGAAACTCTCCGGCGGTCAGCGCCAGCGTCTCTCCATCGCCCGCGCCGTCCTCAGAGACCCCGACATCCTCGTCTTAGACGAGGCCACATCCGACGTGGACACCGAGACGGAGATGCTCATCCAGCGCTCTTTGGACCGCCTCACGGAGAATCGCACGACGTTCAGCATCGCCCACCGCCTCTCGACTATCAAGGACGCAGACCAGATTGTCGTCCTCGAAGACGGGCGCATCGCCGAACGCGGGACGCACGACGAACTCATCGACGACGACGGCCTGTACGCTCACCTCTGGGGCGTCCAAGCGGGCGAGATAGACGAACTCCCCGACGAGTTCGTCGAACGCGCGAGTCGCCGCGCCTCCCGAACCGGCGTCGAGAACGACGACGACTGA
- a CDS encoding DUF7538 family protein, with protein sequence MGEHVEALAELEGWRTEGFAARVHYRGADDRYSIEFYEPSECVLYWKVKDDGETAVPVGRDTVPDPLRTRIREDLSEASIDPDVERRVL encoded by the coding sequence ATGGGCGAACACGTCGAGGCACTCGCCGAGTTAGAGGGGTGGCGCACAGAGGGGTTCGCGGCGAGAGTCCACTACCGCGGCGCCGATGACCGCTACAGCATCGAGTTCTACGAACCCTCGGAGTGCGTCCTCTACTGGAAGGTGAAAGACGACGGCGAAACGGCGGTTCCCGTCGGCAGAGATACGGTCCCCGACCCGTTGCGGACGCGCATCCGCGAGGACCTCTCGGAGGCGTCTATCGACCCCGACGTAGAGCGACGCGTGCTGTAG
- a CDS encoding alpha-amylase family glycosyl hydrolase — protein sequence MDFPDVREDGVLRVPVTDADRVEVRFAPLLSRDRFDPKSWRTEALDPVPDATDWYQLDVDGLDLSDGRYEYEYVVHRGDDEPVVAADPFAEEITRFRGRRGTFRIRDGERFRPAFSWEDELPDAGLPENNELVVYELPLRWASPASSNDDRNVPDGDFESLLSEHLDELESLGVNAIELLPIQDAAVTLDWGYGTRFFFAPDLDFGGPVDAKFLVKECHKRGIRVLMDIVMNHARECPLETLAGDRFFLDPEEKPDRPDWGGRRFDFENAVDGYHPAREFLYSMADFWIREYHVDGFRIDEFKGMDHWEFVQKFRDRAWAAHRDEFSDRPFLVVAEDSWGRTEIVREEDGNPDGRKVVDAMWNFDFRDESRRLLRDEIETEPGEPSRSERIRALISGRRTWDDRDRAFEEGFTDLSQAVNYMTSHDMGERGEQRLMNYIFGELVRERGIGDGSIDNVRYLLDELVTAAPGVQIDAHGEAVDRVRGSFALLLTAVGIPMFLTGEEFGDVHDLDYTDWQLKMEDPVEWSRRDYPGHDALQSGVRDLIHLRTEAEALQRNEVEFFYAHPTIDEDDGVPAFAYCRTGGRELGSEGQVVVVANCGPDGFEAFDIPWPWTDTDRVEERGDPVRGTPPEFSPDEEGATLSLSPFQVRVFTT from the coding sequence ATGGACTTTCCCGACGTTCGAGAAGACGGAGTACTCCGCGTTCCGGTGACGGATGCCGACCGCGTCGAGGTTCGGTTCGCGCCGTTGCTCTCGCGCGACAGATTCGACCCCAAAAGCTGGCGAACCGAGGCGCTCGACCCCGTCCCGGACGCCACGGACTGGTACCAACTCGACGTAGACGGTCTCGACCTCTCTGACGGCAGATACGAGTACGAGTACGTGGTCCACCGCGGGGACGACGAACCCGTCGTCGCCGCCGACCCGTTCGCAGAGGAGATTACCCGGTTCCGCGGTCGCCGCGGCACGTTCCGCATCAGAGACGGAGAGCGGTTCCGGCCGGCGTTCTCGTGGGAGGACGAACTCCCGGATGCGGGGCTACCGGAGAACAACGAACTCGTCGTCTACGAACTACCGCTCCGGTGGGCGTCGCCCGCCTCGTCGAACGACGACCGGAACGTCCCCGACGGCGACTTCGAAAGCCTGCTGAGCGAACACCTCGACGAACTCGAATCGCTCGGCGTCAACGCCATCGAACTGCTGCCCATCCAAGACGCCGCGGTGACGCTCGATTGGGGCTACGGGACGCGCTTTTTCTTCGCGCCGGACCTCGATTTCGGCGGCCCGGTTGACGCGAAGTTCCTCGTGAAAGAGTGCCACAAGCGCGGGATTCGCGTCCTGATGGACATCGTGATGAACCACGCGAGAGAGTGCCCGTTGGAGACGCTCGCGGGCGACCGGTTCTTTCTCGACCCCGAAGAGAAACCCGACCGGCCCGACTGGGGCGGGCGTCGCTTCGACTTCGAGAACGCCGTCGACGGCTACCACCCCGCCCGGGAGTTTCTCTACTCGATGGCCGACTTTTGGATTCGAGAGTACCACGTCGACGGCTTCCGCATCGACGAGTTCAAAGGAATGGATCACTGGGAGTTCGTCCAAAAGTTCCGGGACAGAGCGTGGGCGGCGCACCGAGACGAGTTCTCCGACCGGCCGTTTCTGGTCGTCGCGGAAGACTCGTGGGGGCGCACCGAAATCGTCCGCGAGGAGGACGGAAACCCCGACGGTCGCAAGGTGGTAGACGCCATGTGGAACTTCGACTTCCGAGACGAGTCTCGGCGGTTGCTCCGGGACGAAATCGAGACGGAACCGGGAGAACCGTCCCGGAGCGAGCGCATTCGAGCGCTGATTTCGGGCCGGCGGACGTGGGACGACAGGGACCGAGCGTTCGAGGAGGGCTTTACCGACCTCTCGCAGGCGGTCAACTACATGACGTCTCACGACATGGGAGAGCGAGGCGAACAGCGGTTGATGAACTACATCTTCGGCGAACTCGTCCGCGAACGGGGGATAGGAGACGGGTCCATAGACAACGTTCGGTATCTGCTCGACGAACTCGTCACCGCCGCGCCGGGCGTCCAGATAGACGCCCACGGGGAGGCGGTCGACCGGGTTCGAGGCTCCTTCGCCCTGCTTTTGACCGCCGTCGGCATCCCGATGTTTCTCACGGGCGAGGAGTTCGGCGACGTACACGACCTCGATTACACGGACTGGCAACTGAAGATGGAAGACCCGGTAGAGTGGAGTCGCCGCGACTACCCGGGTCACGACGCTCTCCAGTCGGGCGTTCGGGATCTGATCCACCTGCGGACGGAGGCGGAGGCGCTACAGCGAAACGAAGTCGAGTTCTTCTACGCCCACCCGACGATAGACGAAGACGACGGCGTGCCCGCGTTCGCTTACTGTCGAACCGGCGGACGGGAACTGGGAAGCGAAGGACAGGTCGTCGTCGTCGCCAACTGCGGCCCCGACGGGTTCGAGGCTTTCGACATCCCGTGGCCGTGGACGGACACCGACCGGGTCGAAGAACGCGGCGACCCCGTTCGCGGGACGCCGCCGGAGTTCTCGCCCGACGAGGAGGGGGCGACGCTCTCTCTGTCTCCTTTCCAAGTGCGAGTGTTCACGACCTGA
- a CDS encoding acylphosphatase, which yields MTESRAHVFISGDVQEVHFRDNTHETARAHDIEGWVRNLDDGRVEALFEGDREDVETMTEWCKRGPVKADVTDVEIEMGKPQGDLEDFEKH from the coding sequence ATGACCGAGTCACGCGCGCACGTCTTCATCTCGGGCGACGTTCAGGAGGTTCACTTCCGCGACAACACCCACGAAACCGCTCGTGCACACGATATCGAGGGATGGGTCCGGAATCTCGACGACGGCCGGGTCGAAGCACTCTTCGAGGGGGACCGAGAGGACGTCGAAACGATGACCGAGTGGTGCAAACGAGGGCCGGTCAAAGCCGACGTGACCGACGTCGAAATCGAGATGGGAAAGCCGCAGGGCGACCTCGAAGACTTCGAAAAGCACTGA
- a CDS encoding DUF502 domain-containing protein, with amino-acid sequence MSGSDSSDYSPASAKEAGESLYESTADVLLTGVGIIIPFIVTLYILNVALDFVRSALRPVIDLLQWIGLIELIESAGFVLFLIELNVYSMVISFLGELIAVAVLLGVVVVVGSVGQNRHGERVIDFVDLAITSIPGIGTVYKSFRRMGDVMLDQEAENFQEIKLVELLGDDVYVIGFETSRSPDTVTAATGHDEMVTMFIPLAPNPVTGGFLTHVPRDNVYDVDMTIEEGVRSILTSGVATGESAGETTELTMGDLEKITDIDRLQDAISTDETDDDDDSSR; translated from the coding sequence ATGTCTGGTTCTGACTCGTCCGACTACTCTCCCGCATCGGCGAAGGAAGCTGGCGAATCTCTCTACGAGAGTACAGCCGACGTGTTGCTGACGGGCGTCGGGATCATCATTCCGTTCATCGTCACGCTGTACATCTTGAACGTCGCGTTGGACTTCGTCAGGTCCGCGCTCCGCCCGGTGATCGACCTCTTGCAGTGGATCGGTCTCATCGAACTGATCGAGAGCGCGGGCTTCGTTCTGTTCCTCATCGAACTGAACGTCTACTCGATGGTGATCAGCTTCCTCGGCGAACTCATCGCAGTCGCCGTCTTGCTCGGCGTCGTCGTCGTCGTCGGCTCCGTCGGCCAGAACCGCCACGGCGAACGGGTCATCGACTTCGTCGATCTGGCGATCACGTCGATTCCCGGCATCGGCACCGTCTACAAGAGTTTCCGCCGGATGGGCGACGTCATGTTGGACCAAGAGGCCGAGAACTTCCAAGAGATAAAACTCGTCGAACTGCTGGGCGACGACGTCTACGTCATCGGGTTCGAGACGAGTCGCTCGCCGGACACGGTGACTGCGGCGACGGGTCACGACGAGATGGTGACGATGTTCATCCCTCTCGCCCCGAACCCGGTGACAGGCGGCTTTCTGACACACGTCCCGAGAGACAACGTGTACGACGTGGACATGACCATAGAGGAGGGCGTCCGCAGCATCCTCACGAGCGGCGTCGCCACCGGCGAGAGCGCGGGCGAGACGACCGAACTCACGATGGGCGACCTAGAGAAGATTACAGATATCGACCGGTTGCAGGACGCGATTTCCACGGACGAGACCGACGACGATGACGACTCCTCGCGGTAA
- a CDS encoding DUF5790 family protein, giving the protein MSSQRTLGDDDLFGEAAEEMRSEVEEHLDAARGSLPDADAIWSTEAENVLGVLNGLKSALNAEEAEEHLRQAKKTFIVGQRADAFDDPDDLEAEIESLQELFVTVTEAGDLVGELTSTMPQLRSELQEAADAASEDADADETDEADESEADADDDADESEADEEDEE; this is encoded by the coding sequence ATGAGTAGTCAACGCACACTCGGTGACGACGACCTGTTCGGAGAGGCCGCAGAGGAGATGCGTTCTGAGGTCGAGGAACATCTCGACGCCGCGCGGGGGTCTCTCCCCGACGCCGACGCCATCTGGAGCACGGAGGCCGAGAACGTCCTCGGCGTCCTCAACGGTCTCAAATCCGCGCTGAACGCGGAGGAGGCCGAAGAACACCTCCGGCAGGCGAAAAAGACGTTCATCGTCGGTCAGCGTGCGGACGCGTTCGACGACCCCGACGACCTGGAAGCGGAGATAGAGTCCCTGCAGGAACTGTTCGTGACCGTCACGGAGGCCGGTGACCTCGTTGGCGAGTTGACGAGTACCATGCCGCAACTACGAAGCGAGTTACAGGAGGCCGCAGACGCGGCGAGCGAGGACGCCGACGCGGACGAAACCGACGAGGCGGACGAATCCGAGGCCGACGCGGACGACGACGCGGACGAATCCGAGGCCGACGAAGAGGACGAGGAGTAA
- a CDS encoding HalOD1 output domain-containing protein — MTSGGSSPHDSADYGEVSEDRTAGHPRTSVSLDSLDSAGALTYHDETKTYRTEYDQRVDAPQEVVVHSVAALEERSPIELDPLYTVIDPDALDQLFAPMINGRHVGDGKITFGYQGYEITLHSYGVVAIRPVERPRGQ; from the coding sequence ATGACCTCTGGGGGAAGTTCGCCGCACGATTCAGCAGACTATGGAGAAGTTTCGGAGGACCGTACGGCCGGACATCCGAGAACCTCCGTCTCTCTCGACTCGCTCGACTCGGCCGGGGCGTTGACGTACCACGACGAGACGAAGACCTATCGGACGGAGTACGACCAACGGGTGGACGCACCGCAGGAAGTCGTCGTCCACTCCGTGGCCGCACTCGAAGAGAGGTCCCCCATCGAACTCGACCCGCTCTACACCGTAATCGACCCCGACGCGCTCGACCAACTGTTCGCTCCGATGATCAACGGACGACACGTCGGCGACGGGAAGATTACGTTCGGTTACCAGGGGTACGAGATTACTCTCCACAGTTACGGCGTCGTCGCGATTCGACCGGTCGAACGGCCTCGCGGGCAGTAG
- a CDS encoding metal-dependent hydrolase, translated as MVAPSHLAYLVVAVATHALVGYTLGSVAFDAPRAGLLGGVVADIDLILPLAWTFPLTHRGITHTALAACVAVAVAATLSRAAAKGVAVGYVSHVLVDSTTPMGVPVAYPVSATYVGFDTPFGGHSDPVTVVLWGCCLAVLWHRRRARPA; from the coding sequence GTGGTCGCGCCCTCGCACCTAGCTTACCTCGTCGTCGCAGTCGCCACGCACGCGCTAGTCGGGTACACTCTCGGTTCGGTCGCGTTCGACGCGCCGCGCGCCGGGTTACTCGGCGGTGTGGTCGCCGATATCGACCTCATCCTGCCGTTAGCGTGGACTTTCCCGCTCACACATCGCGGCATCACGCACACCGCACTCGCCGCCTGTGTCGCAGTCGCCGTCGCGGCGACTCTGAGTCGGGCCGCGGCGAAGGGCGTCGCCGTCGGCTACGTCTCGCACGTACTGGTCGATAGTACGACCCCCATGGGCGTTCCCGTCGCATATCCGGTCTCTGCGACGTACGTCGGGTTCGATACTCCGTTCGGCGGGCACTCCGACCCGGTGACGGTGGTTCTGTGGGGGTGCTGTCTCGCGGTGCTTTGGCACCGACGGCGGGCGCGTCCGGCGTAG
- a CDS encoding DUF192 domain-containing protein, translated as MVSRSTLATFALAVVVLAAATGAVYAFNPAAFPTGDYERATVTVADEADNRTLATVDARIADTHQKRYTGLSETESLGEDEGMLFVHDEEDEYAYVMREMAFPIDIVFVGENGTITQIHHADRPPEGTSGEELTRYNGTGKYVLELPYGYTNRTCIDEGDRIRIGDY; from the coding sequence ATGGTCTCGCGGTCGACACTCGCCACGTTCGCACTCGCGGTGGTCGTCCTCGCCGCCGCGACCGGTGCCGTCTACGCGTTCAACCCCGCCGCGTTCCCGACCGGCGACTACGAACGCGCGACGGTGACCGTCGCAGACGAGGCGGACAACCGGACGCTCGCGACGGTCGACGCCCGAATCGCGGACACTCATCAGAAGCGCTACACCGGTCTCAGCGAAACCGAATCGCTCGGCGAAGACGAGGGAATGCTGTTCGTCCACGACGAAGAAGACGAGTACGCCTACGTGATGCGCGAGATGGCCTTCCCCATCGACATCGTCTTCGTCGGCGAGAACGGCACGATAACGCAGATTCACCACGCCGACCGTCCGCCCGAGGGCACCTCCGGAGAGGAGTTGACGAGGTACAACGGAACCGGGAAGTACGTCCTCGAACTCCCCTACGGCTACACGAACCGGACGTGTATCGACGAGGGAGACCGGATTCGAATCGGCGACTACTGA
- a CDS encoding creatininase family protein, which produces MRLSEATWTDVSELVAETDVALVPVGSTEQHGPHAPLGTDAFTAEAVAEAGAEAYDGDVVVAPTLPVGVAAEHRQFPGTLWFSPETFRSCVRETVASLAEHGFDRVVVVNGHGGNVGALDEVTGTITREDDAYAVAFTWFEAVGEHAAKMGHGGPLETALLRHLRPELVREERIADAAEGGSDRWGEWVSGVNLAHDSAEFTENGVVGDPAEGDASLGEVLLDLSAESLADLLSAVAERDVDRPPRRD; this is translated from the coding sequence ATGCGACTCTCGGAGGCGACGTGGACCGACGTGTCAGAACTCGTCGCGGAGACGGACGTCGCGTTGGTTCCCGTCGGTAGCACCGAACAGCACGGCCCGCACGCACCCCTCGGGACCGACGCGTTCACGGCCGAGGCGGTGGCCGAGGCGGGCGCGGAAGCGTACGACGGAGACGTGGTCGTCGCTCCGACGCTTCCCGTCGGCGTCGCCGCCGAACACCGCCAGTTCCCCGGCACGCTCTGGTTCTCGCCGGAGACGTTTCGGTCGTGCGTCCGCGAGACGGTGGCGAGTCTCGCCGAACACGGGTTCGACCGCGTCGTCGTCGTCAACGGACACGGCGGTAACGTGGGCGCCCTCGACGAGGTGACCGGGACGATAACCCGCGAAGACGACGCCTACGCGGTGGCGTTCACGTGGTTCGAAGCCGTCGGCGAACACGCCGCGAAGATGGGTCACGGCGGGCCTCTGGAGACGGCCTTGCTCCGCCACCTCCGACCCGAACTCGTCCGCGAGGAGCGAATAGCGGACGCCGCAGAAGGGGGAAGCGACCGGTGGGGCGAGTGGGTCTCCGGCGTGAACCTCGCGCACGACTCCGCGGAGTTCACCGAGAACGGCGTGGTCGGCGACCCGGCGGAGGGAGACGCGTCGCTGGGAGAGGTGTTACTCGACCTCTCGGCCGAGTCGTTGGCGGACCTACTCTCCGCCGTGGCCGAACGAGATGTGGACCGACCGCCTCGGCGCGACTGA